A section of the Acidobacteriota bacterium genome encodes:
- a CDS encoding DUF4386 domain-containing protein — protein sequence MRTATSVGRTVGILLLLQMVSALIFPFVLMRGLNGGYPDFLEAAAASGAQIRTGIGLAFAGAALTLFLGIKMFPVLRQHSLGAALWFLGICAISCGLDAVHNSTVMSMLSVSERFTNSGGAEAAVYQAWGAVAASMRRSAHVVQLVAIGAWMMTFYISLWRFRLVPRQLSMVGIVGVASQFTGVTAMMFLGYPSLGYLAMPLAPIHAAAAIWLIAKGLSDGSAGETEFGTA from the coding sequence ATGAGAACTGCGACAAGCGTCGGGCGAACGGTGGGCATTTTACTGTTGCTGCAGATGGTTTCCGCGCTGATATTCCCATTTGTGTTGATGCGCGGATTGAACGGCGGATATCCTGACTTTCTTGAGGCGGCGGCGGCGAGCGGCGCGCAGATACGAACGGGAATCGGACTCGCATTCGCCGGCGCCGCGCTGACACTGTTTTTGGGTATCAAGATGTTCCCCGTCCTGCGGCAGCATAGTTTGGGGGCCGCGCTTTGGTTTCTGGGAATATGCGCGATCAGTTGCGGACTCGACGCGGTGCACAACTCGACGGTGATGTCGATGCTCTCGGTCAGCGAGCGGTTTACGAACTCGGGCGGAGCCGAGGCAGCCGTTTATCAGGCGTGGGGCGCGGTGGCGGCCTCGATGCGGCGGTCGGCCCACGTGGTCCAGCTCGTCGCGATCGGCGCGTGGATGATGACGTTTTACATTTCTCTTTGGCGGTTTCGGCTTGTACCGCGTCAACTGTCGATGGTTGGCATTGTCGGTGTTGCAAGTCAGTTTACGGGTGTCACGGCGATGATGTTCCTCGGTTACCCGTCGTTGGGCTATTTAGCGATGCCGCTCGCTCCGATCCATGCCGCCGCAGCGATTTGGCTGATTGCAAAGGGCCTCTCCGATGGAAGCGCCGGCGAAACGGAATTCGGCACAGCCTGA